The DNA sequence atcatctcgacggcggcgacggtaagcttctgcttcggcggcacgcacctctggattctgacggcgacggcgctgggcctctgctctggcagctcgtttagcagcagcagcagcagcagcagacggaggacttccatcggtcgtctcgctcatggctcagaaagaactggcagataatttcgcagtggcgaacggcagcggcaatttcggctcgggcggtgcacatatacagatccgcagccaccgatctggctctctgattgccaccgcacagggcgaacggcagcggcaatttcggctcgggcggtgcacatatacagatccgccgccaccgatctggctctctgattgccaccgcacaggggttgcattggaggaggagcgaagaaaggaattaagttcgagccggcgctttgacaaccggagactcgcagaaagaggggggagaggggcggcgtgtacacccagcggcaaacgatgggggcagaagcgcgcgcagcaagcggacaacacgataaagggaggagggaagagatagcaacgactgactgatgccgctgacgccgatagtgagtcaaccccagctgcggagttggtttcagggacaacgccgccgatgccgacacaaacaatatgataccctcgcttccgcagcgctaataaccaggtctagccgtgggaaggtggtcacgtattcgtcgacgtgccggggcctacgtgaaataaccggcgcgtcggcaactgaagagcaccctatccgccacacaagaacagggggggggaccctttcctcctctttctgcatggcggcgacggtgttctatgcagtcacgttatcttgactctctagcggcgtcagcggcatccagcggtatcagtcggtcgctgctagcgctggggggatgaaaggggggcgcagctggttacgaggccgacgacaacgccgacgacgacgcgaaacccaggaacggacgccaaagagctgcgctctaaaattacaGAACCATTTCTATATTACCTGTTTTTTCGAAGGGTCTAAAATAAATAATACTAATGCACGTTTCAAAATTTTTTGACAGGCACAGCCTAATTTCTCCAGCCCAGTTTGGATTTACAAAACGGCGGTCTACAGAATTAGCTCTGCTCCAtcaaaaagaatttattttatcgcAATTTGAAATGAAGAACATTGTCCTTGGTATTCATATTGATTTTACTAAAGTATTTGATTGCATCCTTCACTCGGTTCTACTTGGTAAGCTTGAAACCTACGGTATTCGAGGGCACTGTAGAAGCCTTATAAAATCTCATCTTGATAATCGCTAtcaatatgttgaaataaacaatgGCCGATCAAATTTGAAACATATCACCAGAGGCGTTCCTCAGGGTACTATTTTTGGCATGTTCCTGTTAAGTGTATATATAAATGACGTAGTAAATATTGTTacaagaaagcaggcccacaagTGTAATATAACGTATATTTataactggcgtatatggcgttcaggcaactgccagacttcgtcttcgtctagtccaattcaacttcttcgttcccttcaccgtaacatcaccctcccggcggagtaggttcgtcccggtgcaagttatagagcctcacttaatgggagtcatagggcttaagcctggcgacgtgaacaacatcgctggtgacgttgggttgcactgaaggctgaccgactggggcgatttcgtatgtcgcgtcggacagttggcgtaagttctagtacggaccagaataacggtgaagtagtttttccgacaagccgacgcgacgtgaaggcgtccagagaaggacaagggaaccaggtgaaaaatggtagtctcggtgccgaaggtcgtagcgtcgcttttgagaagcttgtgagactgtgaggcgatgacgggcgacatctcgggcctgggcggctaagctAATAGCAttgcgagcgtaaccagtgctgggtgattgtactgcggaaggtagcaacgtgtcataGGGCAAGgaggggtcgcggccatacaaaaggtaaaatggtgaaaatccggcagtgtcgtgacgggacgagctgtatgcgaaagtgatgtatggtaaagcgacgtcccagtcacggtgatcgtcggaaacgtacatggccagctcatcctgtatgtagacgacataggatACTGTGGACGTTTCagcgcgacacgcaagttctttttttgctgccagctgacaaatgacaggtctgccaaacaagtctcgcatatttttctttgcagacatcgcagctcgttaggtcagcttcgtgtgtgtcgtaccattgcatcgcagttcctcttaggtatcacgtttgctagcatcattgttggatcccacctgttgttgtcgcacactcgttcgtacatcgtaagccagtcctcgacgtcgccgttgtccgtgccacaaaatgtcccttggtcccgcggatgaatgaggatgaccgttggcacgggctgctgaggcgttgtcgcttgtgccggttgatttgccattgtgcaggcaggtagatgacgtccgctgcgaagttccgtgattgtacctcgcaccttccaccaaaatgttgcaggaagaaagcaggcccacaagtgtaaaataacgtatatttacaactggcgtatatggtgttcaggcaactgccagacttcgtcttcgtctagtccaattcaacttcttcgttcccttcaccgtaacaatatctatAAACGTGCGAAATAcgtaatgtacgcagacgatgccagtatatttttttcatcacctgCCTCTAGTAGCCTTGAGAATAAAGCTAACACTGCTCTGAAAATTCTTCATGTATGGTCAAAACAAAACTGTCTACAAatcaatataaacaaaacaaaagcaataatctTTATGCCCAAATCTAAGCAAATAATCGGTTCATCAACCTTGTTTATGACGATGTAAACATAGAAATTGTAGATAGTTTAAAATACCTGGAGTTATTTGCACACAAAGTATGCTTTGGGACATGCACATAGAATCGATATTGGGCCAATTATCTCGGGTAGTTGGCATGATGGTGCGGCTGAGACCTCTTTTACCTTAAAGAATCAAGGTTCTTGTTTATAACACCCTATTTTTTCTACGCTTTATTACTGTCTGCTCGTGTGGGGTACCACATCACGTACGAATCTAGAAAAGATACATATACTTCAGAAAAAATTTTTGCGAGTACTATTTAACCTGCCTTACAATGCCCACACATCAGACTTATTTCcgaaagcaaatataatacccGTGTTTAACCTTTATAATTGCAAGTTAAGCCAAGCTTTCAAACGGGAGGTAAAAGGGAACTTAAATTTTCTTCATGATTTATCTAATCTTACCAGGAAcacacattcttacatcacaaTGTGTACGGAAAAGTGGAAGGTAGTCACTCCGCgtgccaattattctacacaaaggatatcatacacactaccaacacttgtaaatttgtttctgaaatcaagtcttgatatttatataactgatgtacgagctttacgtgaacattttgtcactcaatctttcttaaataattgaagagcGTGTTTCAGGTAATTTGTGTTTtgcgtttattttttgtgcatatttcacatgtagtcaattgctatgtatatatatcgcctgttcaatcgctgtttgtcttgtaaaggaggctgcgggctctaTTCAAGTCGCTTGCCTTtaaagcgacttttacccgcagtctcctccatcacttatggaaataaagaagttattattatCCACTAGGCACTTATttctgttaggaatggcctgaaGAACTTCCTAAAAACGAAGTCATTTTTGCCTTTTTCCTGCTACCGAGATTCATCTTGGGGCACCATTGCCGTTCAGCTCATCTGTTTCTCGGGCTTTCTTGCTTTTTCCCGTCCATTGCTGTTATTTCTTACTTTGGGAGGAGACCGCGACATCCCGAGGAGACGTGAAAATCAACTAGAGTGGTCACGGACAGTGTACTGCGTCCCCTTTTCACTCGTCTAGTTTTCACGCGGCCTTGGTCTTGATTCGCGTCGTGTTCCGGCCTTGGAGTACCGGTTCTTCGGTGTAGCGGGCTTAAGTTGATCTGAAAAGAGGTACATGCTGTTATTGCTACCAGTTCCATGTGCGCCTCCACAAACAATGCACTCAGGACTGCAGTGGGGTGGCTCGTCAGGGCCTCGAGGTGGGTGTTCGCCGCAGCTGTGACAAAACTGCTGCTGCGGCTTGCTCCATCATGCATTAATGAAAGCATGTTCAACTTGTTATAGGAATTTATAGCACTGGAACCGACCCATAGTTAAGTTCGATGGGCACATATTTGCCGGCAAATGTGACCAAAACGGAAAGAGCTTCATCGATCCTTTGTGGAGGAATTACTGACAATTCCGCGTTGCGACTTACTGCAGTGTCCTGTACTTCATCGCGCGTTCCTCCTGGTTGATAGGCTCCGTAGACAATACCCCTTGACGACTAGTCCGGTGACGGAAGATAGGCCATAGTCACAAAATCCTTGCCTTCAAGATTCGCGGATTGTAAATGGCGATAACTTCTCAAGCGGTCGGGATTCTTGATGCTGATAGTGATCCTGTTGTTGTATAGGTTGACTCTAACACAATCTTCGTTGAGTACCAGTGCAGAGTCCAGATTCACTAAGACGGCGATTGCCTTGTGAACCGCTCTGGGGCTGTAAGCGTGAAGCTGAAAGCCTTTTGGTCAAACGACTGCTTTGTGGTAGTCTGCCGGAAGGCGATGAAAGGCCACCGTGTGAGGGCGGAGAGGTGGCTTGCTACCGGCGGAGGAAATTTAGGACGGGCTTTTGATCAGGTTATCTCCTGTGGAGTTCAGCTTGACATCGCTTCTTCCCGCGTTCCAGCCGCGGCGGATTGCCTGGATCCGATGTGACTGTACTTCTAGTGGTGTCCTAGGACTAGTTCCCAGCCCTCTTCCCAGAGCTGTTCCGGGGAAACATCTTCACCAGTGACGCAGtgttaaattcttggctcaacgGGCTCGCACGAGGTGTCGTGCAAGCCCGAGGCGTCGGGGGACACTAGGTCTAACACGACCCAGCTTTTTTGTGCACTTGATGATTAAAAAACCACTAAAGGGGCCGGTGTATGACCCACCTGCACGCAGACTGGCTTCAGCACTCTAGGAGCCCCATACACGGCATGGGAACAATAGCCTACGCGCTGAGTAACGGGCCTCGTTCAGGATCGAAGAGCGCACGTATGAAAACACGTCCGCTCCTTCCATGGCCTCACGACCATCCCTGGCGGGAGCAGGgaatttttctttctcattcccGGCGACGCCTCGACGGGCACCGGCAGCGGcagcggacaccatcgccaactgaAACGGCTAttagaatgagcccataacagatTACGCTGTAAGGAAGCCTGGAATAAAACGCAAATACGTTATGGGTGCGCGCCACAACCCCTAAGGTCAGCAACAACAAATACATGTTGATGCTGTTTTTGACTGCCATAAAATTGTGCACTACCCATTTGCACCTGAAGATCAAACTGTTAGATGGCTTTCTACGGGGAGGACCTTGAGTCTGGCACAATAAAGTGCGTCACAATTTTTTGAAGCTGGGGCGCTGGATTCTCCGCCAAGGGGCAGAGCGCCCTGCGCACTCTGCATTGAGAGCACACAATATTTTTGGTGCGTAATTGCCCATTCTGGTACTAGGACACTCTTCCTACACCCGATATTTAGTACCTTGCGACGGTTTATCGTTTCTGTTTGCTTCCCCACAAGCAAACTGGTGCTCTGAGGGCGGGATTTCGAGAATCTGACGGCAATTCATTAGCAATAAGAATGCTGAACCGTTAACGGAAAAGGAGTTTCAAGGACTCTTTCAGCAATTGAAGATATGGAACCAGTGTATTGGGTCTTCTGTGGTGGCTTATGAAAGTGGCACAAATTGATACGTGTAAAGGTTCGCGAAATTAACTTTTTTGCAGGCATTACACAATGTTTTATAACAGACCTCGTACTTGTAACAGATATTACATGTACGAGTACTATCTCGTGATTTCTTCGTTACCCGAAATCGAGGTACGCTAACTAGCAAGTTATTTGACAAGCACAGGACCCCTCCCCTTCGCTCTCCGTCATGTGCTCGCGATGTAGCGTTGGCATCGGCAAGTATAGTGTGGTCAGTAAAATGTCATATATTCGCAGACGCAAGTCAGGAGCACGCACGACAATTTTcaaaatcacccgccgtggttgctcagtggctatggtgttgggctgctgagcacgaggtcgcgggatcgaatcccggccacggcggccgcatttcgatggggggcgaaatgcgaaaacacccgtgtgcttagatttaggtgcacgttaaagaaccccaggtggtcaaaatttccggagtcctccactacggcgtgcctcataatcagaaagtggttttggcacgtaaaaccccaaatattattaattttcAAAATTATTTGTAAGTGAAACTACATAACTATATTAATGGCATAACTTAGCGCATGGGTACAACAGCACAAAGGGCAAGAATGCACACGTCATAGGAGCTACTTACAACTTCATTCGGAAGGCAGCGAAATACTCTATATACTTTTCACAATATGCAGACGGCCATCGCCACAACATCAGTGTAATAGAGGGCGTTTTTAAAGCTATATTCTTCGGTTTTGCGTGCCTAAAACACTACATGATTATCAGCCACATGGGTACAACAGCACAAAAGGCAAGAATGCACACGTCATAGGGGCTACTAACAACTTCATTCTAAAGGCAGCGAAATACTCTATACACTTTTCCCTATATGCAGACGGCCATCGACACAACATCAGTGTAATAGAGGGCGTTTTTAAAACTATATTCTTTGGTTTTGCTTGCCTAAAGCACTATATGATTATCAGCCACGCCTTAGTGGACGGCCTCGCATAAACTGAGCCTTCTTAACGTGCCCCCGATGCACGCTAtaagggcgtttttgcattttgcccccatcgaaatgcggtcgccgccggGAAATGATTCtacgccctcgggcttagtatTGCAAAGCCAAAGCCATCGCACCTCGACGACAGGCTAGGACATTTTCCAAAGCCAGCAAGGTTATTTGGAATATTCGAAGAAACTATGGCTCCGCATTGTACAACAGAAGTCTGATTCGCATATGCATTGCTTCCTTTTTTATGTATAGAATACAACAGAAGTCTAATTCACGTACTAACTTCTTTCTTTATGTAAAACAATTTTAGCCGTTCAGGTAGCGCTTTGGATTTGGTTTTGCCCAGGATGTTTACCTCATGGCATCTCGCCAGACAAGACCAGGATTTACAGGGAGCTGAAAGGTGCACAGCCCAGTCTTTCTTCAAGTTATTAGCGTGCTCCCTTATTTTAACATTTACGCAGAGACTACTTTGTCCTACGTAGGATATCCCATAAGGGGATATTACACTTAGAGAGCGTCATCGCGGCCTGAGCGCTGCTTATGGAGCAGGTACACAGTAGGGACAGCCTCTTTGGAGCGGAGAAACTTGCAGTATATTGCTATTAGAAACATTGTCTTACTATCCTCAAATATACACACTACAGCCTGCAAATAAGGACTTGGTACGCAACAGTTACATTATCCATACAACTATACTATACAAATTTTGAATGCAGCGCGTTACGCAGACGTCTACTGCAGCAGGGAGTGCCAACTTTTTTTAATACTCAACGCTCCCGGTGAAGCCGAGGGTCTCTTAAAATTCCTGTACCATAGCACTTAGTTTGGTGTTCCGCTTTCTCTTTATGCAATATGTACAAACAACAAGTATTTAGACTCACCTATGAGGAATGGCCTCACAAGGCATGGCACAGCTGTTGCCATGCTCATAAAGCCATAAGCGATTGGAAGATTCTTCAAGCCGACTTCAGCGGACATTATCTGCGAGGCACCAACCATGATGTAACCAGCCGGCAGGCCAAACGCCCCTGCGAGAGCCCAGACGCCTTGTTTTCCACGTACATAAGGTGCCGCCTGCTGCAGAAGACCTAACGTCAAATAGGCGATGGTGAGCAGGCCGCAGTTCGAGATCAGGTCGCCGTCGCTCAAGAAGGGAACAAATAGCCTACCCACAGTGTCCGTGGCGGAGAAGACAGTCAGCGCATACACAGTGTCGGCTTGGGCTAGGCCGGCGTCTTTCGCAAAGTCAAACACTACCGTCAGGAAACAGTCAACAAAGAAGCCCCACGACACGAAGCTCAGTGCATGGAAATAGAATCGCGGGTTCTTGAACAGTTCGATCACATTCCGCAACAGCGAAGGTGGGCTGGGCACCTCTGCTCGAGTCGTTGGAATCCCGAGGCTTAGCGAGTCACTGCGCACGGACGAGGCTTCGAGTCGGCACGAGTTGCTGATGCTGACGACCGTGGCTCTGCGCGTATGTCTTGTGTCTGCCGCAATGGAATGCCCCGAAACTTTGTTGCTTGCGTAGAGCGATTCAGCGACGCTGAGCATGGTTCCTCTCCTCGCGCGTAGCTCGTTCAAGTCAGGCGCGACGTCTGGCGGCATTGCGCCCGCTTCCGCGCAACTTGCGAAAGTTCCTCGCCTAGACGTAGTCAAGAGGTGACCACATAAGAGCGTACTGCGCCGGGACATCATCTTCGCGTCCCCTCCCATGTTTGCAGTGGTTCCTCTCCGGCTTCCGATGATGCTTGACTTTTCGCTCAGGCTGATAATGGTACCCCTTCGGTAAATACCTTCTCCGCAAATTACTACGCTGATCGGAGCGTGCGTTCTGCTCTGCAATGACGCGTGGCGCGGCTGTTCCATTCCAAGATAGAGCTTGTCCTGACCCTCGTTCGGGCAGCTGACTGCTAGATCGTCGCACGGTGTCAGGCACGTGTCGGTGAAGTCTCCAACGACGACATTTTTAGCATGGTGGGCCACCTCCCACGGGGAGCTCTCATGATGATTGCAAGTGGCACTACATTCCCCATCGACGCGCCAATGATAAGAAGGGCACCGTGAAGTCCGTACTCGGCGAGCAAGTACTCGTACACTTTCGGGAACACCAGAGACGCAATGGTTGCTCCGGCCAAGTTTAGGCCTAATGCCGTTCCTCGTCGCCTGTCGAAATATTGGCTCACGCACACTAGGACGCTGTTGAGGATTATTCCGTGACCGGAGCCTGGAACAATCGCGCAGAAAATAGTTGTTATACATTGCAGGTGTACCGTCAATCACACAATTTTGCGGAACACGAGAtgtgagaaaaagctgaataccCGCGCAGCTTCACAGTGCAGCCTAGCAGTTTCATTTGCAGCCTCTACTAGTAAGtatgaacaacattgtgatgtttgGTTTTACTCACTACTGTTCCAGGCTCttggaaattgaacgttttctaaGATACCGTGGTCCGTAAATTTTCATGTTTGACTGTACATCACGAAAGGGAGGGGGGGAATTTTTGGATGGTTACGTTTTTTCGGTAAATTCACAAAACACATGCTGGAGGTCTTTTATTCATCCTAAACTACGTCCGTCAGTGTACCTTAACGTAGATTCAACGTAACAATGTTGGTCAACAAAGAAGTCAGTGCTTTCTTCAGAACATCGGCTGCTTGCCTTTTATCCATGAAGCATGATGAGTTTCCTGCGCATTAATCTCTTTCATCAGACTTGCTATGAAATATCTCAAATTTTACCCTATTACAGCCTAGTTCTGAAATTTCATAACTTTGAATTCAAGTCCATTTTTCATTAGGCTCACGTCCTTCCAGAACACTCGTTGGGATAAAGCTAGGTCGTAGCAGAAAATCAACGGCAGAACCACCGGCCGTACAAAGGTGCTACAAAGCACGGGATCACAGAAGCTGCCTGGGACAATTTTGAAGCCATATTTTTTCTGTCTCATGCCACTTTGTCCAAGTGCCAAAGTAAAACGGATTATTGCAAGAGATAAATTTTCTTGCCCCAGAATTTATGCTTTGTGCGCGTTTTCTGCCCCACAACTCAAGCTTCCTGCCATTCTCCGGCGTTGACTTCACCAATGTTGAATCTGTAGCCTCAAATGCCTTATTTTCCTCAATGCTGCCAGAAAACCTGTTTTGTGGAATAAATCACTTCCCTTCCATCTTCTCACTTATTTACCGTAGCATTTTATGTCAGCAGCCTTTCTGCCTATGCAATTTTCACTCGTCAGTATTCCAGGAAAAAGTGCTTGCTCATGCGTTTATTGCTTTTAGTGTGTAGGGCATACATACCAAGCATGCTGTTTACCCCAAACGTGTAATATTGCCAAGAAAGAGCCAGAAGCTAAACCTGTAGGAGCTAGATGGTTGCAGTACATTGCTTGAAACATTACAGATCATCTTTCTTGCACACTCGTGCATAGTTTGCCAATCAGAGATATCAGTATAAAGGGTGATAATTTTAAGGTATTAtggaactttaaaaaaataccCTGTTGCAGGTGACGTAATTCTAGTCCTTAAgatggattattcagagaggcgcaCATTACTTACAACAAAAGTCGAAACACATGTTCAAAGAATTAACAAAATACCACTAATAAACTTTGAGAATTATTTACGGTACACATtggaatttacgaattgtagccagctaggttgcaaggcgtatccacttataATTAACTTACAGAGTGATGCttgtttggagatatgcgccattaaACTTTGCCTAAAAATGCACCGTTGTTCCACTGACTTCATTAACACAACGCTCTTTCTCGCACTGAACCATTAAAGTAACTGGACGCCCACGTACTTCGTTCCACACTTTATGACATATCTCGGAACTGGCGTATTCgggaaattaatttcaattggATACGTTTTCCAAGCTGACTGGCTACGAtgcgcaaattgcaatatgtggcgtaaagaaactaattgagaagttaattattAATCATTACATAGAATGAAATTACAATACTTTACTACTTGTGAAGGAGGGATTTTGCACCCCTAACTATATGTTAAGCAGAGCACAAACACTCACACTTAGGCAATTTTAAGCAGTTATACTTAGGCGTTTTGCAAGCATGCAAAacggagatatgcacgcttgaacatatgctctagGAGTGTAGGTCGCttggccctggcatttcccgcaATCGCTTTTTGGGAATGATTAGATCCCACGATCATATTCCTCAAGTCCTgactgtccagtacgcccgtgatagggctaggaggcttgacctcctgGTCCCAACATGGGAATAGTCAGGCAGATGGTGACGCCTTGTACAAGACCAGAATAAAGtgttttcctcctccttctccacCTATTAAATTTTGGATAATTACTTGAATGTGTgtctcgatttctcgtgctagtaatgctcGCCTCTGTGAATAATTAAGTTCAAGGACAATAATTATGCTATCGGCCACAGGCGATATtcaaaattccgtaaaacttaacaACGATCACACTGTATATTGGTGAACCATAGCTAAACACGAGACAATTATACTTGTTCAATATTTTTTGTACTGACTGTCCTGCTTTACTTGTTTAGACTGCTTCCCGTCTTATTCTTCAGCTACAGTGACTTCTAATATATTCAAATGAGGGCTCATGTACCTTTCATGTTGGCGTTAGCTTATGCGTTGGCTTTGTTGTCACACTTTTTTAAGAGTGTTTTTCCCCCATTTTCTTTATTCAGATCCAATGTATAACTAGTAAACTGTAAAGTAGATCGTAGTTTTTAAGCTAGAAGACTCTTCCCAAAGGCAAATGAAGGACACTTTTCCAATAAACGAGTTACTCTAATAAGAATTGATAATAAATgtaccagttttcttttttatcgaTAGGCGCAGTTCGAGAACAGACAAACTGATAAAACTCGTAAATATAACTGCACGTCATTGTCGTGGCGTAGAGCGAAATTTCGGAAGGCAATATTTTTTGGCCAATAGCTGTATATATGACGACCTCTTATGGCGGTGTCATGGAATGAAATCGCCGACTTCTGTATTGTTGCAGTAAATTGCCGTAAGTGTGACGACGTGTTTCTGCGGTAACATGGAATGAAACTGCAGGCGTCTGTTTTATTTTAAGGTAATTACTGTGAATATGAAGGTGCATTATTACAGTGTTGTGAAATGAAGTGATGTATGCCTGTATATTTTACAGGAAATAGTTGGCAGCCGATGCGGCCGGGAAAGGTGCAGTAAGAACGACAGCATATTTTTACAGTGTAGTTGCGATTATAGCTGTGAGTGTAGGAAAAACGCCAGAGCCTGATTACCTTGGTGTCGCCTTTTAAAAGACATTCAAGCATAACATAGCACAGATTTTGCATACTGTCTTGAAAGAAGCGTACGAACAACGGCCTGTTAAACTAACGTCACACATAGTGCTCATTTTGAAATCTAATGATGCAGAAAGAGGACTGTTTCCCAGTCTTATCGCTCGATAAACCTCACCAACGCAACTACAAAATAATTATGAAGGCCTTGGCGAAGAGACTGCAGAGCGTCATAACACTACTGGTAGGATTATATCAGACATGTAGCTTTATGGGCTGCATCACTGCACTAACAGATGCGTACTGCAAAGTGCAATGCGTACTCAAGTGCTGAGGCGTTCACTAGGGATCAAAATGCTGTGCTGCAAATTGATCTTGCAATAGCTTTCGACCATGTTTCACGCCATGTACTTTTCGGCTTGCTTGAATATTTGAACGTAGGAAATTTAGTACTAGAGGGTATCAAGGTCGCGTGCACAAATTGGCTAACGCGAATTATTGTGAGTGGGAAGCTTATACCGAGAAGGTACAATATTAGACGGGGATGTGCTTTTACGCCCCTATTATTTGCAGCATACTCGGACCACCCTCTCTGATTATTGCGAACAACGAAAGTGCC is a window from the Dermacentor variabilis isolate Ectoservices chromosome 3, ASM5094787v1, whole genome shotgun sequence genome containing:
- the LOC142574302 gene encoding uncharacterized protein LOC142574302 isoform X1, whose product is MHRALLQRHHVHFRSVSCRSFTATVGVQWLHVLVRLDFRPPDSGLWNTEGNHHRRHSHYRGSVGVLLRRTSNHPSLLCRLFIWLRSRNNPQQRPSVREPIFRQATRNGIRPKLGRSNHCVSGVPESVRVLARRVRTSRCPSYHWRVDGECSATCNHHESSPWEVAHHAKNVVVGDFTDTCLTPCDDLAVSCPNEGQDKLYLGMEQPRHASLQSRTHAPISVVICGEGIYRRGTIISLSEKSSIIGSRRGTTANMGGDAKMMSRRSTLLCGHLLTTSRRGTFASCAEAGAMPPDVAPDLNELRARRGTMLSVAESLYASNKVSGHSIAADTRHTRRATVVSISNSCRLEASSVRSDSLSLGIPTTRAEVPSPPSLLRNVIELFKNPRFYFHALSFVSWGFFVDCFLTVVFDFAKDAGLAQADTVYALTVFSATDTVGRLFVPFLSDGDLISNCGLLTIAYLTLGLLQQAAPYVRGKQGVWALAGAFGLPAGYIMVGASQIMSAEVGLKNLPIAYGFMSMATAVPCLVRPFLIGFFRDNHGSYNGMFRLIGGMLGASFLFTLGLWIAGRSRKRKVTKVIPDASIFTPEPLPTVKEENTDL